The genomic interval TGCGCCTTATGGAAATTGGGAAATTGATAAAAAACTAGCCGTAATGGCAGAGTATCAAATTGGAAGAATCATTATTGTAGCTGTTGAACACGCTGATGATGACAGATTGAAAGAGTATACGGTAGGTAAGACCATATTAGGAAAAGGGGAAGGTAAGAAGTACATTCGGTTTTTAACGGAAACCTTAAAACCCTATATTGATGAAAACTTCAGAACTCTAACCGATAGAAGAAATACAGGTATAGGTGGAAGTTCTATGGGAGGATTGATAAGTATCTTTAGTGGTTTACGTAATCCCGAAATATTTGGCAAATTAATGATTTTTTCACCATCATTGTGGGTTGTACCACAACTCAAAATTGATGTGGATGTTGAAAATACAGATGATACCAAAATTTATCTTTATGCAGGAGTTGAAGAGAGTGATAATATGGTAGAACATGTTAAAAAATTTAAAGAAAGACTACTTCATAGTGAGTTTGTCAAAAACAAAATGAAAATTAATTTGAGCATCAATAAATTAGGAGAACATAACGCAACCTATTGGAGTGATGAATTTCCTAAAGCTATCGAATGGTTGTTTTTTAGTATAAAAGATTAAATTAATACGATGAAAACAAAGCATATAAGTAGTTTAAGTGGTTTTTTAGGGACAGTTATTGTTCCAGTTTATGAAACGAATTCTCAATCCATTACTTTTGAAGGTATTACAGTCACAGCTAAAATTTTTAGTGGTAAAAAAGATTCTTTTTATA from Flavobacterium ovatum carries:
- a CDS encoding alpha/beta hydrolase-fold protein, giving the protein MEPDNTTINFNTKYTTNTSSLTIILRTDEVDGRPIYIAGNFNNWNTQDPNCVLEQIGENTYRYDFNLDHTFPDTLLYKFTKGDWSAVEIGENEEITSNRSTKLKSGIQTDFVPKWRRNWMPFKPNFLPQVVLLSDEFEIPQLNTTRKVWALLPHDYDNTEERYPVMYLQDAQNLFHENAPYGNWEIDKKLAVMAEYQIGRIIIVAVEHADDDRLKEYTVGKTILGKGEGKKYIRFLTETLKPYIDENFRTLTDRRNTGIGGSSMGGLISIFSGLRNPEIFGKLMIFSPSLWVVPQLKIDVDVENTDDTKIYLYAGVEESDNMVEHVKKFKERLLHSEFVKNKMKINLSINKLGEHNATYWSDEFPKAIEWLFFSIKD